In Aspergillus nidulans FGSC A4 chromosome IV, a single window of DNA contains:
- a CDS encoding asparagine--tRNA ligase DED81 (transcript_id=CADANIAT00000572) yields MASIYIDEDAGRDDQTANGSESAPYKTLLHAFLQHDPSEGTQYLTRKSLTEPTGEGADPESKLEWKPATKSAIKKATNLLEQRKKKAAKEQQLAIREKEEAEKRRLVLEEAKKVVIKEDTSLPKPVRIRLDVTDPAIVKLGSPESDTPGTRVRVLGRVHRLRSQKDMIFLTLSDGYGYLQCVLTGDLVKTYDAMTLTLETSIALHGEMRAVPPKQHAPNNRELHVDFYTIIGRAAGDKEAITTRVAHDSDPQTLYNNRHLVLRGETASSVMKVRAATLKAFRQTFDELRMTEVTPPAMVQTQVEGGSTLFKFDYYGEDAYLTQSSQLYLETCIPSLGDVFCVCPSFRAEKSLTRRHLSEYTHIESELDFIEFTDLLDHLEAVICRVLEIVLADPVAKPIIAQLNPGFQMPSRPFLRMKYSDAIEWLREHEIPNEEGKPHEFGDDIAEAAERKMTDIINRPIFLTHFPAEIKAFYMKKDPEDRRVTESVDVLMPGVGEIVGGSMRMDDWDELMAAYKHEGMDPSPYYWYTDQRKYGTSPHGGYGLGLERFLAWLCARYTVRDCSLYPRFTGRCTP; encoded by the exons ATGGCGTCCATCTACATTGATGAAGACGCTGGTAGGGACGACCAGACTGCTAACGGTTCCGAGTCCGCCCCTTACAAGACTCTCCTTCACGCCTTTCTGCAGCATGATCCTTCTGAGGGCACTCAATACCTGACTCGCAAGTCCTTGACTGAGCCCACCGGTGAAGGAGCTGACCCAGAGTCGAAGCTGGAGTGGAAGCCAGCGACCAAGTCAGCGATCAAGAAGGCAACGAACCTGCTTGAacagcggaagaagaaggccgcaAAGGAACAACAGTTGGCCATTCgtgaaaaggaggaggcggagaagcgcCGACTTGTCcttgaggaggcgaagaaggtcgtGATCAAAGAAGACACGTCGCTTCCCAAGCCTGTGAGGATCCGCTTGGATGTGACCGACCCTGCTATTGTGAAGTTGGGCTCCCCAGAGTCAGATACCCCTGGCACACGCGTACGGGTTCTGGGACGAGTCCATCGCCTGCGCTCTCAGAAGGATATGATCTTTCTTACCCTTTCCGATGGCTACGGCTATTTGCAGTGTGTTCTGACGGGCGATCTGGTCAAGACCTACGATGCTATGACTTTAACTCTCGAAACGTCTATTGCCCTCCATGGAGAGATGCGGGCCGTCCCTCCCAAGCAGCACGCGCCCAATAACCGTGAACTTCACGTGGACTTCTACACGATCATCGGCCGTGCCGCCGGTGACAAGGAGGCGATCACCACACGTGTGGCCCATGACTCCGACCCTCAGACTCTGTACAACAACCGCCACCTTGTTCTTCGTGGTGAGACTGCTTCGTCAGTGATGAAAGTCAGGGCTGCGACCCTGAAGGCCTTTCGTCAGACATTCGACGAGCTGCGCATGACTGAAGTAACTCCACCGGCCATGGTTCAAACACAAGTTGAGGGAGGAAGCACCCTATTCAAGTTCGACTACTACGGCGAGGACGCCTACTTGACCCAGTCTTCTCAGCTCTATCTTGAGACTTGTATTCCGTCTCTAGGAGATGTCTTTTGCGTCTGCCCATCCTTCCGTGCGGAGAAATCTCTCACCCGCCGCCATCTCTCCGAGTACACTCACATCGAGTCCGAGCTAGACTTCATCGAATTCACGGACCTCCTCGACCACCTTGAGGCCGTCATCTGCCGTGTCCTGGAGATCGTCCTAGCCGACCCTGTCGCCAAACCCATCATTGCGCAACTCAACCCCGGCTTCCAGATGCCCAGCCGCCCATTCCTCCGCATGAAGTACTCCGACGCCATCGAGTGGCTGCGCGAGCACGAAATCCCCAACGAAGAAGGCAAGCCTCACGAGTTCGGCGACGATATCGCCGAAGCCGCGGAGCGCAAGATGACCGATATCATCAACCGCCCCATTTTCCTCACGCACTTCCCGGCCGAAATCAAGGCCTTCTATATGAAGAAGGACCCTGAAGACCGCCGTGTCACTGAGAGTGTCGACGTCCTGATGCCCGGTGTTGGTGAAATTGTTGGTGGAAGTATGAGGATGGACGACTGGGACGAGCTGATGGCCGCTTACAAGCACGAGGGCATGGACCCTTCTCCTTATTACTGGTATACTGACCAGCGCAA GTACGGAACATCACCCCACGGTGGTTACGGTCTCGGTCTGGAGCGTTTCCTTGCTTGGCTGTGTGCCCGATACACGGTGCGGGATTGCTCCTTGTACCCCCGTTTCACAGGACGATGCACCCCTTAG
- a CDS encoding uncharacterized protein (transcript_id=CADANIAT00000569), with the protein MTQSHALSQHRRSSSGSSSSKSRTSKPSSYRKGVSHSIAKLGSGQVRQTIEPDGNWTPEMAPFLNYCGMCEKQITVPDDRLLYCSESCRRKDTKKPLSASFSSASPLPTYSPCPPRVGTPDIVKPLTPTKAPIMASQPVRIPTDMHEVKSDIDPTEWKPVIPTDDHASSIMASDAWKYLSKFHGDESVLPIRRAKGRNTSSTSLSTLPSLSNTPSTPSSVSSVASDYMSHMYESAHRPLPPRHKPCFSGSGSVTKGVDLVVPHISVIPDSPMDTASTGSIVPAGGGPWKTKVGAIPAIKVLEGTGNMH; encoded by the exons ATGACTCAAAGCCACGCTCTTTCCCAACATCGTCGTTCCTCTTCGGGATCGAGCTCGTCCAAGTCCAGGACGTCGAAGCCTTCATCATATAGGAAAGGCGTATCACACTCTATTGCGAAGTTGGGGTCTGGTCAAGTGCGTCAGACAATTGAACCAGACGGCAACTGGACGCCCGAAATGGCGCCTTTTCTCAACTATTG TGGCATGTGTGAGAAGCAGATCACTGTGCCTGACGACCGCCTTCTCTATTGCAGTGAAAG CTGCCGCCGCAAAGACACCAAGAAGCCTCTCtccgcctctttctcctccgcctcaCCTCTACCGACATACAGTCCCTGCCCTCCACGAGTGGGTACTCCTGACATCGTGAAGCCGTTAACACCTACGAAAGCACCCATCATGGCCTCTCAACCCGTTCGAATACCCACCGACATGCACGAGGTCAAGTCAGATATTGACCCAACCGAATGGAAGCCCGTAATACCCACGGACGACCATGCTTCGAGCATTATGGCTTCGGATGCCTGGAAGTACCTGTCAAAATTCCACGGCGACGAGTCTGTACTTCCCATACGCCGTGCAAAGGGCCGTAACACGAGCTCAACTAGTCTGTCGACTCTTCCTTCATTAAGCAATACTCCGTCGACGCCATCTTCTGTGAGCAGCGTAGCGTCGGACTACATGAGTCACATGTACGAGTctgctcatcgtcctctgcctcctcgccATAAACCCTGCTTCTCTGGTAGCGGCAGTGTCACCAAAGGCGTGGATTTAGTGGTTCCCCACATCTCAGTTATCCCCGACTCGCCAATGGACACAGCCAGCACCGGATCTATCGTccctgctggcggcggtCCCTGGAAGACAAAAGTTGGAGCTATTCCGGCCATCAAGGTGCTTGAGGGAACTGGGAATATGCACTGA
- a CDS encoding putative signal transducer (transcript_id=CADANIAT00000568), with protein MSRDGERSSSEDEAPVQSLIQGREKRSTAGRQMSALLDAEADDELALLFEEVDDDNEFAADAAEDGAEEDDMGLDSSSDDEDDQGPNAQADDLEGERQLAKEEKEEKRKKRAREDLRYRITSKKVKIDPTATPKAPTTPASRPRKKSERVSWIPTPDEGPTRSSSRRQTMQNKELTHARLKDSEEKRIRLIATMEEAAKRKAKNKPKELTQAERLAEAERVERLNSKSLNRWEEMEKRKAEERRAKIEALQNRRLEGPVISYWSGVATWADGRLTRVGKVTITPKPEKDENSRKKSKKLDKEGKPETEQKPGDPAGPGSPQGVPVTLANSIPPTTETEQEQSVQPAKPAIDAIQTTTSGNASTGSQGEVATVPQTINTPSAAPDVQLPDASSILPGADSPQIITKETSEANEDTQAASEEPAKVINSETVQESSDRRTSQGPGSEPEAPVEKDGNTSNTEIPKVEDKPNGVAQELTVKPSSSPESASEPIPAMVTADGAASALPDGQLEGQGSAGDPMQIDQKPNTEGEPAATTADSQPADSQPAAPPAVIEHTGRCLTILENFDDKTAQSRDYSIYFNAKKPPRLTKISSSLCVITSLPSRYRDPDTSLPFANSYAYHEIRHTTAQKYTWSPMLGCYVGPAGIAARGVPDRFLDPNAKESTAKPSGTVDQPNGPDKEGDDAKPVGGGNSITPTAATKSTSAPTPTPATASAPPPPPPAATTPAPAPASTTGTAGADKSSLFYYLSALLKIVNQKRRSSPRLDLIEWFSAGVPTFSDTVDVLTIGLPTHESES; from the exons ATGTCACGCGATGGAGAGAGGTCCTCATCCGAGGATGAAGCCCCGGTGCAATCGCTCATTCAGGGGCGAGAGAAGCGGAGCACAGCAGGACGGCAGATGTCCGCCCTTTTAGACGCGGAAGCAGACGACGAACTAGCACTATTATTTGAAGAAGTGGATGACGATAACGAATTTGCCGCCGACGCAGCAGAAGATGgagctgaggaagatgatatGGGGCTCGATTCTTCTtccgacgatgaggacgatcAAGGACCGAATGCTCAGGCAGACGACCTTGAAGGAGAGCGGCAACttgcgaaggaggagaaagaagagaagaggaaaaaaagaGCTCGAGAGGACCTTCGGTATAGAATAACCAGCAAGAAGGTGAAAATTGACCCGACCGCGACTCCCAAAGCACCAACAACCCCTGCCTCGCGcccgaggaagaagtcagAGCGAGTTTCATGGATCCCCACCCCCGACGAAGGCCCTACACGATCTTCTTCCCGTCGGCAGACCatgcagaacaaggaacTCACGCATGCCCGGTTAAAAGATAGCGAGGAGAAGCGCATTCGCCTTATCGCTACAATGGAGGAAGCTGCCAAGCGAAAAGCGAAGAACAAGCCGAAAGAATTGACACAGGCGGAACGACTGGCAGAGGCTGAAAGAGTGGAAAGGCTCAATAGCAAAAGTCTCAATCGCtgggaggaaatggagaAGCGTaaagcagaggagagacgAGCGAAGATCGAAGCATTGCAAAATCGCCGTCTTGAAGGCCCTGTTATCTCCTACTGGAGCGGCGTTGCTACCTGGGCTGATGGTCGGTTGACGCGCGTCGGCAAGGTCACAATTACGCCCAAGCCGGAAAAAGATGAGAATTCGCGaaaaaagagcaagaagTTGGATAAAGAAGGCAAACCcgagacagagcagaagcCGGGAGACCCTGCAGGGCCCGGTAGTCCGCAGGGTGTTCCAGTCACCTTGGCGAATTCAATACCACCAACGACCGAAACCGAGCAAGAACAATCTGTTCAACCCGCAAAACCTGCCATCGATGCCATTCAGACCACCACATCAGGAAATGCCTCTACAGGATCTCAGGGTGAGGTTGCTACAGTTCCTCAAACGATTAATACTCCAAGCGCAGCTCCAGATGTTCAGTTACCAGACGCATCCAGCATATTACCCGGAGCAGATTCACCCCAAATCATAACCAAAGAAACCTCAGAAGCGAATGAGGACACCCAGGCCGCTAGTGAGGAACCGGCAAAAGTGATCAACAGCGAGACAGTACAAGAGTCTTCTGACCGTCGAACGAGCCAAGGTCCTGGTTCAGAGCCTGAAGCACCGGTAGAGAAGGACGGCAATACGTCGAACACGGAAATACCTAAGGTGGAAGACAAGCCCAATGGGGTGGCTCAAGAGTTGACCGTTAAACCATCATCGAGCCCTGAATCGGCTTCTGAACCTATCCCGGCTATGGTTACCGCTGATGGGGCTGCGTCTGCTCTACCGGACGGACAACTAGAGGGTCAGGGAAGCGCAGGGGACCCAATGCAAATTGACCAGAAACCCAATACTGAGGGCGAACCAGCTGCTACGACCGCGGATTCACAGCCGGCGGATTCGCAGCCCGCGGCTCCTCCCGCCGTCATTGAGCACACCGGGCGATGCTTGACTATACTCGAAAACTTTGACGATAAAACCGCTCAGAGTCGAGACTACAGTATCTATTTCAATGCAAAGAAACCCCCGAGACTCACGA aaatctcctcctcactgTGTGTAATCAcgtctcttccatctcgGTATCGAGACCCAGATACATCTCTTCCCTTTGCAAACTCGTACGCATACCACGAGATTCGTCATACCACCGCTCAGAAATACACCTGGAGCCCCATGCTCGGGTGCTACGTTGGACCTGCCGGAATCGCTGCACGCGGTGTACCAGACAGGTTTCTAGATCCCAACGCGAAAGAGAGCACGGCGAAGCCCAGCGGCACCGTTGACCAGCCCAATGGGCCGGATAAGGAAGGGGACGATGCGAAACCGGTTGGTGGTGGTAATTCGATCACGCCCACGGCCGCAACGAAATCAACATCTGCGCCCACACCCACGCCTGCGACGGCAtctgcacctccacctccacccccAGCTGCAACAACACCTGCACCTGCGCCTGCTTCAACAACCGGCACGGCAGGCGCA GATAAATCAAGTCTGTTTTACTACCTGAGTGCGCTGTTGAAAATCGTTAATCAGAAGAGGCGATCTTCTCCCCGTTTGGACTTGATCGAGTGGTTTTCTGCAGGAGTACCTACATTCTCAGACACGGTGGATGTCCTGACAATCGGTCTCCCGACTCATGAATCAGAATCTTAA
- a CDS encoding uncharacterized protein (transcript_id=CADANIAT00000570), translated as MHIQALSFSIVTFLASIGVRAQVHKDPYHISAFGRPNGIDAGNKVCGGACVTDPNALACKHIEFRPQLGCFECCLSDDDLDHLDFHNKAVPDFDDDTDYDTDEDWD; from the exons ATGCACATCCAAGCTCTATCCTTCAGCATCGTGACCTTTCTCGCCTCCATCGGCGTCCGCGCGCAAGTGCACAAAGACCCCTACCATATTTCAGCCTTCGGGCGACCCAATGGCATCGACGCCGGGAACAAAGTCTGCGGTGGCGCGTGTGTTACCGATCCGAATGCTTTGGCCTGTAAGCATATTGAG TTTCGTCCGCAGCTCGGATGCTTTGAGTGCTGTCTCTCAGATGATGACTTGGATCATCTTGACTTCCACAATAAAGCTGTGCCGGACTTTGATGATGACACTGACTATGACACGGATGAAGATTGGGACTAA
- a CDS encoding putative RNA binding protein Jsn1 (transcript_id=CADANIAT00000567): MLPVSRPEGHMSLNYIPTTQSISGTSTGRSSPSDPSANTIIRPPFVSSNILNGNTGSIGSARLGAGSPSHELGARLYSKRAREIQAEEGVSPFWGPPTSGHSTPLRENIPESPSQEGFPDLVPSTSGAMNGPARRTRAGTVPSRFSPVGVLNEANLQQPFVSQSSRPTPSTSPFRPTGMSGIDTGVKPPTTIGGGSTGSLSRLRAGSMPQRTNLLGSAGPFGPSLFSTNWATGRDRATTLTSIRSSEGPASPSQSSFSRDGLTDSDVKTLDYLGLAETPQQARTNFVRPSVDVLLQQQQQQQQQQQQQQTSSLPPLLAELAMIKNNSRIRSYSVNAKEKYADDEELEYESRYSQLPSGAITPSAAATAAQLAATQAQIHQHNLAVQAFANHATVNRPRARTAGILEAPPQRSSIRNYLATPSRLENSFSAADLNIAETGEYDELTEAVQMMHLGGAGGANLGLRPTAEVDENNQDGPTRALWIGSIPVSTTVTSLEAIFSMYGKIESTRVLTHKNCGFVNFERIESAIQARSLLNGKEIFPGAGAVRIGYAKVPGSSNAGTPGVNGAQSSPTPDPNSKSTIPDEEKLSSGSNVPQIPALPDLQPEIVQIVKEFGATEDETTKINASIQQAISYQEFSDEIPPIAEPNQTRMFDAPRLRDIRKRIDNGNCSIQEIEETAIAMLPEIAELASDYLGNTVVQKLFEYSSEPIKERILVPIAPHLGEIGVHKNGTWAAQKIIDVAKTPAQMRMIVDALRPYTVPLFLDQYGNYVLQCCLRFGSPYNDFVFETMLSRMWEIAQGRFGARAMRACLESHHATKDQQRMLAAAIALHSVQLATNANGALLLTWFLDTCTFPHRRTVLAPRLVPHLVHLCTHKVAYLTVLKVINQRNEPEARNIVLKALFFSPGDEVLEKILSDQTSGATLIFKVLTTPCFDESMRPEVVKNVSKVLTKLKATPSQGYKRLMDEVGLSSRGGSRDNHHRDNTSSSEKQQHRPASRQTTAVNYASQPSLERQYSGQFPTMSQNLDNARPIPSEQSHSIPYEPYSVNGVNALNGLGAVNGTGFTQEPMMPLAQQQMQYQAYLAAQSRGVSPGLYQALGNSTYGYPAGSDSLRPMQAQPGQVNSGSMLNQPPYPPQQFSPIMGSAQMYQYPPQFYSQAAPVQGQPSGGRRGRVSYS, translated from the exons ATGCTACCCGTGTCGCGACCCGAGGGTCATATGAGCCTCAATTACATCCCTACCACCCAATCCATATCTGGGACTTCTACTGGTCGCAGTTCTCCGAGTGATCCATCCGCAAACACCATCATTAGGCCACCATTCGTCTCGTCAAACATTCTTAATGGTAATACAGGCTCGATAGGAAGTGCAAGACTAGGGGCTGGATCCCCTTCTCATGAACTTGGTGCCCGCTTATACTCTAAACG TGCACGCGAGATACAGGCGGAAGAAGGCGTCTCTCCGTTTTGGGGCCCACCAACCAGCGGCCATTCCACGCCCCTGCGTGAAAATATCCCCGAGTCACCTAGCCAGGAGGGATTTCCTGACCTGGTACCTTCAACAAGTGGTGCGATGAATGGACCAGCACGAAGGACGCGGGCTGGCACAGTTCCCTCTCGATTTTCGCCAGTCGGTGTTCTGAATGAGGCAAATCTTCAACAGCCTTTCGTTTCTCAATCTTCCCGGCCTACACCCTCCACTAGTCCCTTCAGACCTACCGGCATGTCAGGAATCGATACTGGCGTTAAACCCCCAACAACCATAGGTGGTGGCAGTACAGGCAGCCTTTCCCGTCTTCGGGCTGGTTCGATGCCGCAGCGGACAAACCTTCTTGGGTCTGCTGGGCCTTTCGGCCCGTCGTTGTTTTCGACAAATTGGGCCACAGGGCGTGATCGGGCGACGACTCTTACTAGCATTAGATCTTCTGAGGGGCCAGCATCGCCAAGTCAATCATCATTTTCGCGCGATGGACTCACAGATAGTGATGTTAAGACCTTGGACTACCTTGGTCTCGCAGAAACCCCGCAGCAAGCTCGGACCAATTTTGTACGACCGTCCGTCGATGTTTtactccagcagcagcaacagcaacaacaacagcaacagcaacaacagacaTCCTCGCTTCCCCCGCTGCTCGCCGAGCTCGCGATGATAAAAAACAATAGTCGAATTCGCTCCTACTCGGTCAACGCAAAGGAGAAATatgccgatgacgaggaacTCGAGTACGAAAGCCGCTACTCTCAACTCCCCTCTGGAGCTATCACACCGTCTGCAGCTGCTACAGCCGCCCAGCTGGCTGCTACTCAGGCCCAGATCCATCAACATAACCTCGCAGTGCAAGCCTTTGCAAACCATGCGACTGTCAATCGCCCCCGCGCAAGGACTGCAGGTATTCTCGAAGCACCTCCCCAACGATCATCTATTCGAAACTATCTCGCAACTCCTTCGCGCCTTGAAAATAGCTTCAGCGCGGCCGACTTGAATATTGCTGAAACTGGTGAATATGACGAGTTGACTGAGGCTGTTCAGATGATGCATCTAGGCGGAGCTGGTGGAGCCAACCTTGGACTGCGCCCTACTGCGGAGGTTGATGAAAACAACCAGGATGGTCCAACAAGGGCACTGTGGATAGGCAGCATTCCTGTTTCCACCACTGTCACGTCTTTGGAAGCTATTTTCAGCATGTATGGCAAGATCGAGTCTACTCGTGTGCTGACCCACAAGAACTGTGGTTTTGTCAACTTTGAACGTATCGAGAGTGCTATCCAGGCCAGATCCTTGCTCAATGGAAAGGAGATCTTCCCAGGCGCTGGTGCTGTCCGTATCGGATATGCTAAGGTTCCTGGGTCGTCCAACGCTGGCACTCCTGGAGTCAACGGTGCCCAGTCTTCTCCTACTCCTGATCCGAACTCGAAGTCAACTATTCCTGATGAAGAGAAACTCAGCAGCGGCTCAAACGTTCCCCAGATTCCGGCTCTCCCTGATCTTCAGCCCGAGATTGTTCAAATCGTTAAAGAGTTTGGAGCAACGGAGGACGAGACCACGAAGATTAATGCGAGTATTCAGCAGGCCATTTCATATCAGGAATTCAGCGACGAAATACCTCCTATTGCTGAACCTAACCAAACTAGGATGTTTGATGCCCCTCGTCTCCGCGACATCCGCAAGAGGATTGATAATGGAAATTGTTCGATACAAGAAATTGAGGAAACCGCAATCGCCATGCTTCCCGAAATTGCAGAGCTTGCTTCCGATTATCTAGGCAACACCGTTGTTCAGAAACTTTTCGAATATTCTTCCGAGCCCATTAAAGAACGAATACTTGTTCCGATCGCTCCTCATCTTGGGGAAATTGGTGTACACAAGAATGGAACCTGGGCAGCACAAAAGATCATTGATGTCGCCAAAACACCTGCGCAGATGCGGATGATTGTCGACGCACTTCGACCATACACCGTTCCTCTATTCTTAGACCAATACGGAAACTATGTTCTCCAATGCTGTCTGCGGTTTGGGTCCCCGTACAATGACTTCGTTTTCGAGACTATGCTGAGCCGTATGTGGGAAATTGCCCAGGGACGTTTTGGGGCCCGAGCTATGCGAGCCTGTCTCGAGAGCCATCATGCCACTAAGGACCAGCAGCGGATGCTCGCAGCGGCCATCGCTCTGCATAGCGTACAGCTTGCTACTAACGCCAATGGCGCTCTATTGCTCACATGGTTCTTGGATACCTGCACTTTCCCTCATCGCCGGACTGTATTGGCTCCGAGATTGGTTCCCCATCTCGTGCACCTGTGCACGCACAAGGTTGCGTACCTGACAGTTCTCAAAGTCATCAACCAACGGAACGAGCCTGAGGCGCGCAATATCGTCTTGAAAGCCCTATTCTTTAGCCCGGGTGACGAGGTGCTGGAAAAAATCCTCAGTGATCAAACGTCGGGTGCCACCCTAATTTTTAAGGTTTTGACAACGCCCTGCTTCGATGAATCAATGCGACCAGAAGTGGTAAAAAATGTATCGAAAGTGCTCACCAAACTCAAAGCCACTCCAAGCCAGGGCTATAAACGTTTGATGGATGAGGTTGGACTGTCGTCGCGAGGTGGTTCGCGCGACAACCATCATCGCGATAACACCTCAAGCTCCGAGAAGCAACAGCATCGGCCCGCGTCCCGACAAACAACTGCTGTCAATTATGCGTCGCAGCCGTCCCTTGAAAGGCAATATAGTGGGCAGTTTCCTACTATGAGCCAGAACCTCGACAACGCTCGGCCCATCCCTTCGGAACAGTCTCACAGCATACCGTATGAGCCTTATTCCGTTAATGGAGTGAATGCTCTAAATGGGTTGGGCGCCGTCAACGGCACTGGTTTTACCCAGGAACCCATGATGCCTCTTGCCCAACAGCAGATGCAGTACCAGGCATATCTGGCCGCCCAGTCTAGAGGAGTGTCACCGGGTCTTTACCAGGCTTTGGGCAATTCTACCTATGGATACCCTGCGGGGTCAGATAGTCTCCGACCCATGCAAGCTCAACCTGGACAAGTCAATTCGGGCTCTATGCTCAACCAGCCACCTTACCCACCTCAGCAATTCAGCCCTATTATGGGCTCAGCCCAGATGTATCAGTACCCCCCTCAGTTCTACTCTCAAGCGGCCCCTGTCCAAGGACAGCCGTCTGGGGGACGACGTGGACGTGTGAGTTACTCCTAG
- a CDS encoding uncharacterized protein (transcript_id=CADANIAT00000571), whose translation MAICEVAQTDPGAAGGDFSRGRAESRSQVSFVPPFLPPQRASWTLVVRKARSCVSHGLADSKRPVSSQSNGTGYNNEQAGGHQAIEREIESLEYYRTFLARLLDFVSHGEPGAVDRLFQFIRSGASQEQIFDTLAELRAVAGSGQTENRG comes from the exons ATGGCCATTTGCGAAGTCGCTCAGACAGACCCAGGTGCAGCGGGTGGCGACTTCTCAAGGGGACGAGCCGAGTCCC GTTCTCAGGTTTCCTTTGTCCCACCCTTTCTACCACCCCAGCGGGCTTCTTGGACTCTGGTCGTTCGAAAAGCCCGATCTTGTGTCTCCCACGGCTTGGCTGATAGCAAACGTCCTGTCAGTTCCCAGTCCAACGGAACCGGCTACAACAACGAGCAGGCGGGCGGGCACCAAGCCATCGAGAGGGAGATTGAATCCTTGGAGTACTATAGGACATTCCTCGCACGCCTCCTTGACTTTGTTTCTCACGGCGAACCCGGGGCTGTCGACAGGTTGTTTCAGTTTATCCGTTCAGGCGCTTCACAAGAACAGATCTTCGATACGCTGGCTGAGCTCAGAGCAGTCGCCGGTTCTGGACAGACTGAGAACAGGGGATAA